GCTCCATCGCCCGATCCAGCAAGAACTGCTCCAACTCCTTCAGCGTCTCGCCCCTGGTCGGAACCGGTTTCCAGTCCAGATACTTCAGCACCAGCTTCAAATGGTCGCTCCGGGTCTGCGCCCGTCGCCCGTACTGCTGCAGGGCCCCCGGAAACACCGCCAGCTGGTTCGCCAGCCGCTGCACCGCCGCCTGGGGCACCGACCAGACGTCGTCCGGCACGAACCCCAGCCACGGCAACGTGCAGCTGAATCGCCAGCCCCAAGCGCGCCGCTGATCCCCGGCCCCCACCTCGGCTCAAGTTGTCGATGAACCCCAGATCCTTCCGCGTAAGCGTGAAGAACCTGATCAACTCCTCCCTGCCGATGTCCGGATACGACCGGAGACGCTCCATCTGCTCGTCGGAAAAGAACTGGACCGCCAACGCTCATCAACCTCCACGACCATACCGAAACCCGGACAAAACGTAGTGGCAATGATCGTCAAGCGCTCTTCGGGCCATATAGCAGCAGGTCGGGAGCGGGTTCGTTGGATTCTGCTCGTTAGCTCCTGAGACCCCGACTATGGCAGACGCGCTCCGCTGTGCCTCACCCGGAGTTGGCACTGCTCGTCCGCAACATGCCAGCTCAGCCAACCCCTGAGAAGGATCCGTACTCGTCCGGGATCCCATGAGGTGGGCCCAGGAGCGGCTATAGTTGCCAGGAAACTGGTATCCTGGCAACTATGGCAACATTCCAACAGCGGTCAACCTTGGGGCTGGCCGTGCTGTCCCTTCTGCGGGAGGCGGAGTACCGGCAGGAAGGCGCGATGCATCCGTACAAGATGCAGCGCCTGATCAGGGACCGCGGCAAGGGCGAGGTGGTCAACGTCGGGCAGCGCGCCAGCCTCTACCGCACCATCGAGCGGCTGCACAAAGCCGGATTGATCGAGGTACGGGAGAGCGGCCGCGAGGCCAACCGGCCCGAACGGACTCTGTACGCGCTCACCGGCAAGGGACGGGAGGTATGGCGCGAATGGATGCTGGATGCGCTGGCCAACCCGACGCGGAAGTACCCGGAGTTCCCCGCGGCGATCTCCTTCATCCCCCTGCTCGACTCCCGCGAGGTGCTGGAACACCTGGAGCGACGCGAGGGCAATCTGGCCGCCGAGCTGGCTCGCCTCCAGGCGATCGTGGCCGAGGGGGCGCAGTGGGGGCGGCTGTTCGTGCTGGAGATGGAGTACCTGCGCGCCACCACCGCGGCCGAACTGGAGTGGGTGCGTTCCGTCGCCGACGACCTGCGCTCCAACCAGATCTCCTGGACCCGGGATTCACTGACCGGGTTGGCCTCTGAGCACCAAGACGAGAACCACACCCGCTGAGCGCGATCACCGTCGCTCGTCCCTTCCACGATCAGAAAGGTGTCACCATGCTCGACGTTCTCATCATCGGCGCCGGAACCGGCGGGCTCTGCCTGGCCCAAGGGCTCAAGCAAGCCGGCGTCAACGTTGCCGTCTACGAGCGCGACCGCACCCGGCGCGACGGCCTGCAAGGCTACCGCGTCGGCATCGACGCCGACGGCAAGCGAGCCCTGAAAGCAAACCTGTCACCCGAGCTGTACGACACGTTCCTCGCCACCTGCGCCCAGCGGCCTCGCTATGGCAACCAGCTCACCCATAAGCTGAACTTCCTGTTCTCGGCCGGCCCGGAGGTTCTCAAGGACGAGGACCGCCCATCGGAGGAGGAACTGGACGAGTCGGTGAGCCGAATGACCCTGCGCCAGGTGCTGCTCACCGGCGTCGAGGACGTCGTGCACTTCGACAAGGAGTTTTCGCACTACGAGCAGCACGCCGGCGGCAAGGTGACGGCCCACTTCACCGACGGCACCACGGCGACCGGTGACGTGCTGGTGGCGGCGGACGGCGCCCATTCCAAGGTGCGGGCACAGTACCTGCCGCACGCCAAGCTCGTCGACACCGGCCTGATTGGCATAACCGGCAAGACTCCGCTCACCCCGCAGACCGCCGCACTGCTGCCCCAGCGGATGATCGAAGGAGTCAGCATGGTGCACGGTCCCAAGGGGTTCATGTGCGTCATCCATGTCATGCGCTTCAAATGGGACGCCGACGGCAGGCCCAGGACGGGCATCGGCGCCGCCGATGCCGAGGCCATCGCTGCCTGGCCCGGCATGCTCTATGACAACAGCCGCGACTACATCATGTGGGGCTTCGCCGCCTCCGAACGGTGGCTCCCCCAAGGCATCTCCGGCATGCGCGGCGCCGACATCCAGCGCCTGGTGCTGGAGATGACC
The Nonomuraea helvata genome window above contains:
- a CDS encoding NAD(P)/FAD-dependent oxidoreductase, with amino-acid sequence MLDVLIIGAGTGGLCLAQGLKQAGVNVAVYERDRTRRDGLQGYRVGIDADGKRALKANLSPELYDTFLATCAQRPRYGNQLTHKLNFLFSAGPEVLKDEDRPSEEELDESVSRMTLRQVLLTGVEDVVHFDKEFSHYEQHAGGKVTAHFTDGTTATGDVLVAADGAHSKVRAQYLPHAKLVDTGLIGITGKTPLTPQTAALLPQRMIEGVSMVHGPKGFMCVIHVMRFKWDADGRPRTGIGAADAEAIAAWPGMLYDNSRDYIMWGFAASERWLPQGISGMRGADIQRLVLEMTQDWHPSLRTIFSLGDPGSSFPLTIRTSEPIPQWQTSNVTLIGDAIHTMTPGRGVGANTALRDARLLTRNLLKAYRGELPLLQAVHDYETTMTAYAWDAVIKSRAQMDGHSILHKDGLAGGLARAGMRTAMRAMDHLPPVKRRIVAAESTFRGTGRDDEA
- a CDS encoding PadR family transcriptional regulator — protein: MATFQQRSTLGLAVLSLLREAEYRQEGAMHPYKMQRLIRDRGKGEVVNVGQRASLYRTIERLHKAGLIEVRESGREANRPERTLYALTGKGREVWREWMLDALANPTRKYPEFPAAISFIPLLDSREVLEHLERREGNLAAELARLQAIVAEGAQWGRLFVLEMEYLRATTAAELEWVRSVADDLRSNQISWTRDSLTGLASEHQDENHTR